From one Gallionella capsiferriformans ES-2 genomic stretch:
- the nrdR gene encoding transcriptional regulator NrdR: protein MKCPFCKGHDTQVVDTRESEAGDSIRRRRRCVSCDKRFTTYEMVELRMPQVVKQNGIRCEFDSGKLRTSFTRALHKRPVSTEMVDAAIDTVTHKLYALGEREVDSRHVGELVMQALLKLDKVAYIRFASVYKSFQDVGDFADAVKAVRRTPSRAGDKPENG from the coding sequence ATGAAATGTCCGTTCTGTAAAGGTCACGACACTCAGGTGGTAGATACCCGCGAGAGCGAGGCGGGCGACAGTATCCGTCGTCGTCGTCGCTGTGTGTCTTGCGATAAGCGCTTCACCACCTATGAGATGGTGGAGTTGCGTATGCCGCAGGTCGTCAAACAGAACGGCATTCGCTGCGAATTCGATTCCGGGAAACTTCGTACCAGTTTTACCCGCGCCTTGCATAAGCGCCCTGTGTCGACCGAAATGGTGGACGCGGCAATCGATACGGTCACTCACAAGCTGTATGCCTTGGGTGAACGTGAGGTGGACTCGCGCCATGTGGGCGAATTGGTGATGCAGGCATTGTTGAAGCTCGACAAAGTGGCCTATATTCGTTTTGCCTCCGTTTACAAGAGTTTTCAGGATGTCGGGGATTTCGCCGATGCGGTGAAGGCTGTACGAAGGACGCCTTCGCGCGCCGGTGATAAGCCTGAAAATGGTTAG
- the ribD gene encoding bifunctional diaminohydroxyphosphoribosylaminopyrimidine deaminase/5-amino-6-(5-phosphoribosylamino)uracil reductase RibD, whose protein sequence is MVSAEDSRWMAQALQLAERGLYSTSPNPRVGCVLVRDGNLLGAGWHKKAGEPHAEVYALLDAGDAAHGATAYVTLEPCSHYGRTPPCCDALIHAGVARVVVAMQDPNPQVAGRGIAKLRAAGISVDCGLMEAAARELNAGFCARMTRGLPQVRSKVGMSLDGRTALSNGVSQWITGADARLDVQHWRARSCAVLTGINTILADDAQLNVREIDVERQPKRVVLDSHLRMPLDARILQGGVLIYAALRDDHKIERLQQAGAEVVLLPGTDGRVDLPAVMRDLASRGCNEILVEAGAVLNGALLRAELVDEMLLYISPQLLGSSARGIAALGELTALDQRVDLKWQDVRQVGRDLRITVTVRNDDKGV, encoded by the coding sequence ATGGTTAGCGCGGAAGACAGCCGTTGGATGGCGCAGGCGCTTCAACTGGCAGAGCGCGGCCTTTACAGCACCAGTCCGAATCCGCGTGTCGGTTGTGTGCTGGTGCGCGACGGGAATTTGCTGGGGGCGGGCTGGCACAAAAAAGCCGGTGAGCCGCACGCGGAAGTGTATGCCTTGCTCGATGCGGGCGATGCCGCACACGGTGCGACGGCCTACGTTACGCTGGAGCCTTGCAGTCATTACGGCCGTACACCGCCATGTTGCGACGCGCTGATTCATGCTGGTGTCGCGCGTGTCGTGGTGGCGATGCAGGATCCGAATCCGCAGGTGGCGGGCCGCGGTATCGCGAAATTGCGTGCAGCGGGAATTTCGGTTGATTGCGGATTGATGGAAGCCGCAGCGCGTGAGTTGAATGCCGGTTTTTGCGCGCGCATGACGCGCGGGTTGCCGCAAGTCAGAAGCAAAGTCGGTATGAGTCTGGACGGGCGAACCGCGCTGTCTAACGGCGTCAGTCAGTGGATCACCGGGGCTGATGCAAGGCTTGATGTGCAGCACTGGCGGGCGCGTTCTTGTGCCGTGTTGACGGGTATCAACACCATTTTGGCCGACGATGCGCAGTTGAATGTGCGAGAAATTGACGTTGAGCGTCAGCCTAAGCGGGTGGTGCTGGACAGTCATTTGCGCATGCCGCTTGACGCACGCATCTTGCAAGGCGGTGTGCTGATTTATGCCGCACTGCGAGATGATCATAAAATTGAGCGCCTGCAACAGGCAGGCGCTGAAGTGGTGCTTCTGCCCGGTACAGACGGGCGGGTGGATTTACCTGCTGTGATGCGCGATCTGGCATCGCGCGGATGCAATGAGATATTGGTTGAGGCAGGAGCCGTGCTCAATGGCGCGTTGCTGCGCGCGGAACTCGTCGATGAAATGCTGCTGTATATCTCGCCTCAGTTGCTAGGCAGCAGTGCGCGCGGCATAGCGGCTTTGGGCGAACTGACAGCGCTCGATCAGCGCGTTGATCTTAAATGGCAGGATGTACGGCAAGTCGGTCGCGATTTACGTATCACTGTTACAGTCAGAAATGACGATAAAGGAGTTTAA